Proteins from one Brevibacillus humidisoli genomic window:
- a CDS encoding acetylornithine deacetylase, protein MTHDNKVERVVQSIAERSEELFALLAEAISFPTVSPPARNTDPAQSWLASRLQECGFSIDRWSVYPGDDNVVGLLRGADPDKYNSVIVNGHMDVAEVGDDSGWRYSPFSLTEAGDGRWYGRGTADMKGGLVASLFAIRLLREVGLELKGDLIFQSVIGEEAGEAGTLSALERGYTADFAVVADTSQLRLQGQGGVITGWITVESPTTLHDGMRSRIIHAGGRVHGASAIEKMAKIITSLQELERHWAVMKQYPGFPPGINTINPAVIEGGRHAAFIADKCALWITVHFYPDENYEQVTREIEQHVLAVAKADPWLKDHPPSFRWGGRSMIEERGEIFPALAIDPDHPAMQRLTSAYERQCGMQPVVEMSPSVTDAGWFGHMGIPAVIFGPGELAHAHAVDESVDPQELIAFAQIMARFLADWCNTPKKERTE, encoded by the coding sequence ATGACCCATGATAACAAAGTGGAGCGGGTGGTCCAATCGATCGCAGAACGGAGCGAAGAACTGTTTGCTCTGCTGGCAGAAGCAATCTCTTTTCCCACTGTCAGCCCTCCGGCACGCAATACGGATCCTGCCCAATCCTGGCTTGCCAGCCGTCTGCAGGAATGTGGCTTTTCCATTGATCGCTGGTCCGTTTACCCCGGTGATGACAACGTAGTCGGCTTGCTTCGAGGGGCTGATCCCGACAAGTACAACAGTGTAATCGTGAATGGTCATATGGACGTTGCTGAGGTAGGCGATGATTCCGGTTGGCGGTACTCCCCGTTCTCGCTGACCGAGGCTGGGGACGGTCGCTGGTATGGGCGAGGGACCGCCGATATGAAGGGCGGCCTGGTTGCCAGCTTGTTTGCGATTCGCCTGCTGCGGGAAGTCGGGCTGGAACTAAAAGGAGATCTGATCTTCCAATCCGTGATTGGAGAAGAAGCGGGTGAAGCGGGTACCCTCTCAGCACTGGAGCGAGGCTATACCGCTGATTTTGCCGTCGTCGCCGACACCAGTCAGCTGCGTCTGCAGGGACAGGGAGGCGTGATCACTGGCTGGATCACGGTGGAAAGCCCTACCACCCTGCACGATGGGATGCGCTCACGGATCATTCACGCCGGAGGCCGCGTACACGGTGCCAGCGCCATTGAGAAGATGGCAAAAATCATCACGTCGCTGCAGGAACTGGAACGCCATTGGGCAGTGATGAAGCAGTACCCCGGGTTTCCACCCGGCATCAACACGATCAATCCCGCTGTCATCGAAGGCGGGCGTCATGCCGCTTTTATCGCTGACAAGTGCGCTCTCTGGATCACCGTCCATTTTTATCCCGATGAGAACTATGAACAGGTGACAAGGGAGATTGAGCAGCATGTTCTGGCGGTCGCCAAGGCTGATCCGTGGCTGAAGGATCATCCGCCGTCCTTTCGCTGGGGCGGACGTTCGATGATTGAGGAGAGAGGTGAGATTTTTCCCGCTCTCGCGATTGATCCCGATCATCCGGCAATGCAGCGGTTAACCAGTGCCTATGAGCGGCAGTGCGGCATGCAGCCAGTAGTGGAGATGTCGCCTTCGGTGACAGATGCCGGTTGGTTTGGGCATATGGGCATTCCCGCCGTTATCTTCGGGCCGGGAGAATTGGCCCATGCCCATGCTGTCGACGAATCGGTCGATCCGCAGGAACTGATCGCTTTCGCCCAGATTATGGCCCGCTTTCTCGCTGACTGGTGCAACACCCCAAAGAAGGAGCGAACAGAATGA
- the tenA gene encoding thiaminase II produces MNRFSERLYQKVQPIWERTHQHPFVTGLGDGTLPKDSFIFYMKQDYVFLIDYAKLFGIASAKAYDLTTGARFAALQEATLNEEMALHRGYAERLGISREALESTEPSFVMLAYTSYMLKVAYQGSLAELISALLPCMWSYAEIGKRLAAKPGAADHPLYGEWIKMYSSPEFGELSEWLIELLDELTEGSSEQVLSRLEQHFLTTSRMEYQFWEMAYRKELWPC; encoded by the coding sequence ATGAACAGATTTTCCGAACGATTGTACCAAAAGGTGCAGCCGATCTGGGAGCGGACGCATCAGCACCCGTTCGTCACAGGTCTTGGCGATGGCACTCTGCCAAAAGATTCGTTCATCTTTTACATGAAACAGGATTACGTCTTTCTGATTGACTACGCCAAGCTGTTTGGGATCGCCAGCGCCAAGGCGTATGATCTGACCACCGGTGCCCGCTTTGCCGCGCTGCAGGAGGCGACGCTAAACGAAGAGATGGCGTTGCACCGGGGGTATGCCGAAAGGCTGGGGATCAGCCGGGAGGCATTGGAATCGACAGAACCCTCGTTCGTCATGCTGGCCTACACCAGTTACATGTTGAAAGTGGCCTATCAAGGATCGCTTGCTGAACTGATCAGCGCGCTGCTGCCATGCATGTGGAGCTACGCGGAGATCGGCAAGCGGTTGGCAGCCAAGCCTGGTGCCGCCGACCATCCGCTATACGGAGAGTGGATCAAGATGTACAGCTCTCCGGAGTTTGGCGAATTGTCCGAATGGTTGATCGAGCTGTTGGATGAACTGACTGAAGGAAGCAGCGAACAGGTGCTGTCCCGTCTGGAACAGCATTTTCTGACCACTTCGCGGATGGAGTATCAGTTCTGGGAGATGGCCTACCGAAAGGAACTATGGCCTTGCTGA
- a CDS encoding ABC transporter ATP-binding protein, with translation MALLNKLSFHEVSFTYGAEPIVERLSFSVEQGEFVSLIGPSGVGKSTLFRLASGLVEPTAGTILLDGEQRLTRLGQVGYMPQKDLLMPWRTITENAMLPLELRSVPKGVARAKVEEQLPLFGLSGYADAYPDQLSGGMRQRVSLLRATLTGADLLLLDEPFSALDGITRMEMQEWLLTMWQELSLTIVMITHDIEEALVLSDRVILLREKPIREIVEVNPPLPRERERLARRHDPQIGAVRQEIWELLQSQKQLARVQGRFA, from the coding sequence ATGGCCTTGCTGAACAAGTTGTCATTTCACGAGGTCAGCTTCACCTACGGGGCTGAGCCGATCGTGGAACGGCTCAGTTTTTCGGTGGAGCAGGGAGAGTTTGTCAGCCTGATTGGTCCGAGCGGCGTAGGCAAAAGTACACTGTTTCGGCTGGCTAGCGGGTTGGTTGAGCCGACAGCTGGGACGATTCTGCTGGATGGCGAGCAGCGACTCACACGGCTCGGCCAGGTGGGGTATATGCCGCAAAAAGACTTGTTGATGCCCTGGCGGACGATCACCGAGAACGCGATGCTGCCACTGGAACTCCGCTCCGTGCCAAAGGGAGTGGCTCGGGCGAAGGTGGAGGAACAGCTGCCGTTGTTCGGTTTGTCCGGCTACGCCGATGCTTATCCCGATCAACTCTCCGGCGGCATGAGACAGCGCGTCTCCTTGTTGCGTGCCACGCTTACGGGAGCAGACCTGTTGTTGCTGGACGAACCATTTAGCGCATTGGACGGAATCACGCGGATGGAAATGCAGGAGTGGCTTTTGACGATGTGGCAGGAGCTGTCGCTGACGATCGTGATGATTACGCACGATATTGAAGAGGCCTTGGTGCTGTCGGATAGGGTTATCCTGCTGCGGGAAAAACCAATCCGGGAGATCGTGGAAGTGAATCCGCCACTGCCGCGAGAGCGAGAGCGGCTGGCGCGGCGACATGATCCGCAGATTGGCGCTGTCAGGCAGGAGATATGGGAATTGCTGCAAAGCCAAAAACAGCTGGCGAGGGTACAAGGGAGGTTCGCCTGA
- a CDS encoding ABC transporter permease produces the protein MGESGRMTAVWFAISVSILVLGWEAICRLLAIPPFILPPPSAVALTLWELRDLLFGHHLWTTLREVMLGLTASILFGMTLALAMNFWRPVERIVYPYIVISQTIPIIALSPIFILWFGYSLSGKIAITVLFTFFPIVVGAYDGLRTADREMIDLLRTMGANRWQIFYKLQIPSALPSFFSGLKVAATYSVAGATIGEWLGASEGLGYFGRRASGNFQAPALFASVLLLSAIGILLFRLTASVERRVLQKSRKIKQTKQG, from the coding sequence ATGGGAGAATCGGGACGGATGACGGCAGTCTGGTTTGCCATTTCGGTAAGCATCCTGGTTCTCGGCTGGGAAGCGATTTGTCGGCTGTTGGCGATTCCGCCGTTTATTCTGCCGCCGCCGAGTGCTGTGGCTTTGACCTTGTGGGAACTGAGAGATTTGCTGTTCGGTCATCATTTGTGGACGACACTGCGTGAAGTGATGCTCGGCTTGACCGCCTCGATCCTATTCGGTATGACACTCGCTCTGGCGATGAATTTCTGGCGCCCGGTGGAGCGGATCGTCTACCCGTACATTGTCATCTCCCAGACGATACCGATCATTGCGCTCTCGCCCATCTTCATCTTGTGGTTTGGCTACAGCTTGTCTGGAAAAATCGCGATCACTGTACTTTTTACCTTTTTTCCGATCGTGGTGGGTGCATACGACGGGTTGCGTACGGCTGACCGGGAGATGATCGACCTGTTGAGGACGATGGGGGCCAACCGCTGGCAGATCTTTTACAAACTGCAGATTCCCTCAGCCCTTCCCTCTTTCTTTAGCGGGTTGAAAGTGGCAGCGACATACAGTGTGGCGGGAGCGACGATTGGGGAGTGGCTGGGGGCAAGCGAAGGATTGGGTTACTTTGGCAGACGGGCTTCCGGCAACTTTCAGGCACCAGCACTGTTTGCCTCCGTTTTGCTGCTTTCCGCCATCGGGATTTTGCTCTTCCGATTGACCGCTTCCGTCGAACGGCGTGTCTTGCAAAAGAGCAGAAAGATTAAACAAACTAAACAGGGATAG
- a CDS encoding ABC transporter substrate-binding protein, with the protein MIRTKSFFRRWSMVSLTLLSLVVVAACSTPPQSDGGTIQQESSGTAQPAELTIALDWYPNAVHSFLYAAEEQGYFAEENLRVNLQMPSDANDPLKLVAAGQVDAAISYQPQIVQARSEELPVVSIAALVRHPLNVIMVREDSDIIQPRDLAGKNIGYPSIPLDESIVRTVVKADGGDDSGLSFTDIGFDIVPALTGKKVDAVVGGYINHEKLILEKNGIPVRTFVTSEYGVPDYYELVLATSDDTLSEKKETLAAFLRAAAKGQAYVSAHKEEALELLLSKQASEFPLEEDIETKSLEILLPLMDAGSEPFGSQQAESWQQLIEWMHTQQLIKKEVQVNDVMVNLSE; encoded by the coding sequence ATGATTCGAACAAAGTCATTTTTTAGACGTTGGAGCATGGTCTCACTGACGCTATTGTCGCTAGTCGTTGTGGCGGCCTGCTCCACACCACCACAATCAGACGGCGGCACGATTCAGCAGGAGTCTTCCGGTACGGCCCAGCCTGCTGAACTGACCATCGCTCTCGACTGGTACCCCAATGCTGTTCACAGCTTCTTGTATGCAGCGGAGGAGCAGGGGTATTTCGCAGAAGAGAACCTGCGGGTGAATCTACAGATGCCTTCGGACGCCAACGATCCGCTGAAACTGGTTGCAGCAGGTCAGGTCGATGCGGCGATCAGCTATCAGCCGCAAATCGTACAGGCCCGCTCCGAAGAGCTTCCTGTCGTCTCGATCGCTGCACTGGTTCGCCATCCGCTTAATGTGATCATGGTGCGAGAAGACAGCGACATCATCCAGCCGCGTGATCTCGCCGGGAAAAACATCGGCTATCCATCGATTCCGCTGGATGAGTCGATCGTCCGTACGGTAGTAAAGGCGGACGGCGGAGATGACAGCGGGCTCAGCTTCACCGATATCGGCTTTGACATCGTCCCGGCACTGACCGGTAAAAAAGTGGATGCCGTCGTCGGAGGATACATCAATCACGAAAAGCTGATTCTGGAGAAAAACGGTATCCCGGTACGCACGTTTGTGACTAGCGAATACGGTGTACCCGATTACTACGAATTGGTGCTGGCCACCAGTGATGATACCTTGTCCGAGAAAAAAGAGACGCTGGCCGCATTCCTGCGCGCTGCTGCCAAAGGGCAGGCGTACGTGTCTGCCCACAAAGAGGAGGCGCTTGAGCTGCTGCTCTCCAAACAGGCCAGCGAATTCCCCTTGGAAGAGGATATTGAGACGAAAAGCCTGGAGATCCTGCTGCCGTTGATGGATGCTGGCAGCGAGCCGTTCGGCAGTCAACAAGCCGAGAGCTGGCAGCAGCTGATCGAATGGATGCATACGCAGCAGTTGATCAAAAAAGAGGTTCAGGTCAATGATGTGATGGTGAACCTCTCAGAGTAG
- a CDS encoding GNAT family N-acetyltransferase, whose amino-acid sequence MLQIRHAMPSDLPAMLEIYNEAVRSLTATFDLEEQTLEERKHWFEKYGGKYPLIVAELNGEVVGYSCLSKFRDKPAYAHTTELSVYISSRCRGRGVGSALMREILQLAATHGYHTVIAGVTGGNQASVKLHEKFGFAYIGCFKEVGFKFGEWQDVHFYQLMVTQQS is encoded by the coding sequence ATGCTTCAGATCCGACATGCGATGCCGAGCGATCTACCTGCCATGCTGGAAATCTACAATGAAGCTGTTCGCAGCCTAACGGCTACGTTTGATTTGGAAGAGCAGACTCTGGAGGAACGTAAGCATTGGTTTGAAAAGTACGGTGGAAAATACCCACTCATCGTCGCTGAACTCAATGGTGAAGTGGTAGGGTACAGCTGTTTAAGCAAGTTTAGGGACAAACCTGCTTACGCCCACACAACAGAGTTGTCAGTGTATATCTCATCCAGATGCCGAGGTCGGGGCGTTGGGAGCGCCCTGATGCGAGAGATTCTGCAACTGGCGGCCACTCACGGCTATCACACGGTTATCGCAGGTGTTACGGGTGGCAATCAAGCAAGTGTGAAACTGCATGAGAAGTTTGGTTTTGCGTATATCGGGTGTTTCAAAGAGGTTGGCTTCAAGTTCGGCGAGTGGCAGGACGTCCACTTTTATCAGCTGATGGTAACACAGCAATCATGA
- a CDS encoding alpha/beta fold hydrolase, with protein sequence MSVQTIYTSEEGKRRILNYYEAYLPLIKVEFERVYVDTRFGITHTLVAGPVEGKPLFIFQGGNCINPMTLSWFSSLFEEYRIYAPDTIGNPGYSAETRVSAKDDSYALWVADLMNHFGIEKSACIGPSYGAGIILRTAAYMPEKIACSVLMAPSGLQMGSKLKMVQKILLPLIRFQLFSDKRGLQKIADAMSLNSMKEIDRQIIEDIFTHVDLSHEMPKRTEKKELAQYTSPTMVLAGTEDIFFPGDQVVARAEAIIPNLVAATTYPMGHFPSDAYLQKMNDDIKQFLSEHYSFSCGD encoded by the coding sequence ATGAGCGTACAGACAATTTATACAAGTGAGGAAGGAAAGAGAAGAATCCTCAACTATTATGAAGCATACCTGCCATTGATTAAAGTAGAATTTGAAAGAGTGTATGTCGATACGCGGTTTGGTATAACTCATACATTGGTGGCGGGTCCTGTTGAGGGGAAGCCTCTCTTTATCTTTCAGGGGGGCAATTGCATCAATCCCATGACACTCTCCTGGTTTTCTTCCTTGTTTGAGGAGTATCGCATTTATGCTCCAGACACGATTGGAAATCCCGGTTACAGTGCAGAAACCAGGGTCTCGGCAAAAGATGATAGCTATGCATTATGGGTTGCTGACCTTATGAACCATTTTGGTATTGAAAAAAGTGCTTGCATTGGCCCGTCTTATGGAGCAGGCATCATTCTGCGAACGGCAGCATACATGCCGGAGAAAATCGCCTGCTCCGTATTGATGGCGCCATCTGGATTGCAGATGGGCTCCAAGTTGAAAATGGTCCAGAAAATCTTGCTCCCGCTGATACGGTTTCAACTGTTTTCAGATAAAAGGGGACTGCAAAAGATTGCTGATGCGATGTCGCTGAACAGCATGAAAGAGATAGATCGACAGATTATTGAAGATATCTTTACACATGTTGACTTGTCTCATGAAATGCCGAAACGGACCGAAAAGAAGGAACTGGCGCAATACACCTCGCCCACCATGGTCTTGGCAGGGACAGAGGATATTTTCTTTCCGGGCGATCAGGTGGTGGCGAGGGCAGAAGCCATCATCCCCAACTTGGTGGCGGCAACCACTTATCCAATGGGTCATTTCCCTTCTGATGCCTACTTGCAGAAAATGAACGACGATATCAAACAATTCCTTTCCGAACACTATTCGTTTAGTTGCGGGGATTGA
- a CDS encoding response regulator transcription factor, giving the protein MNQTKVLVADDDPNVCEIIRLYFSKQQMELVVAGDGSTALELIEKEEPDVIILDVMMPQMDGLEACREIRKKWDTPIIMLTAKDEEIDRVLGLELGADDYVTKPFSPRELVARIKAIQRRLQPREQKEEGAAQTLQFDQLTIDIAKREVVVCGEKLPFRPKEFDLLVHMARSPGSVFTREQLLEQIWGYDYFGDIRTVDVHIKKIRQRLSHLPYECIHTVWGVGYKFGVDA; this is encoded by the coding sequence TTGAACCAAACAAAGGTATTGGTCGCTGATGACGATCCAAACGTATGCGAGATTATCCGCCTCTACTTCAGCAAACAGCAGATGGAATTGGTGGTTGCAGGTGACGGCAGCACGGCACTGGAGCTGATCGAAAAAGAGGAGCCGGATGTGATTATTCTCGATGTGATGATGCCACAGATGGATGGGCTGGAAGCATGTCGGGAGATTCGGAAAAAATGGGATACACCGATTATTATGTTGACGGCAAAAGATGAAGAGATAGACCGTGTCCTGGGACTTGAACTGGGAGCGGACGACTACGTTACCAAACCGTTCAGCCCACGTGAGCTGGTCGCACGCATCAAAGCCATTCAACGACGGCTCCAGCCGCGTGAGCAGAAAGAGGAGGGCGCAGCGCAAACCCTGCAGTTTGATCAACTCACGATAGACATCGCCAAGCGGGAAGTGGTTGTCTGCGGTGAAAAGCTGCCGTTCCGACCCAAGGAATTCGACCTGCTGGTGCACATGGCCAGGTCGCCTGGGAGCGTCTTTACGCGTGAACAACTGCTTGAGCAGATTTGGGGTTACGATTACTTTGGAGACATCCGTACCGTAGATGTCCATATTAAAAAAATCAGGCAGCGGTTGAGTCATTTGCCCTACGAGTGCATCCACACAGTTTGGGGCGTCGGCTACAAGTTTGGAGTAGATGCATGA
- a CDS encoding sensor histidine kinase, with the protein MLGMSKSIFRRLLFSYLITVLVGIGVAGVLMSFFAKEYFYEAKQDELLRKAKKVNVAIQDDADMDNGLVEGIDEDTLDDLVFFDETFDTRIWVFKRSGEIIATSMQEEVFIGKSVANSIVKKVIQGQDVITELQFEGLDDPMLSVAVPWGKKDEVYGGIVLHAPIEGIERTIDQMRETILWATLFGLVLSTAMVSYLSWSISRPLKRIERTASEIGRGNYNERVHVSTTDEIADLANTINTLAEKLERVEQERRNLEQVRNDFLANVSHELRTPLTGMQGFLEALQDGLVEEEAARQKYYKVLYNETMHLNRLVDDLLDLMKLENNEITLSRFPVDPAELMNKIAFTFQPEAADKGTSIEVEAAENLPKIYADKDRLEQILNNLVKNAVKFTEQGTIRLAAEPDGEWVVITVADTGIGISQDDLNRIWERFFKVDRGRSKKNAGTGLGLAIVRELVELHEGTITVESEPEKGTDFTLRLPTVERYKQRGSNGS; encoded by the coding sequence ATGCTGGGAATGTCAAAAAGCATTTTCCGCCGTCTGCTGTTTAGCTACCTGATAACGGTACTGGTGGGCATCGGCGTAGCCGGTGTCCTTATGTCTTTTTTTGCCAAGGAATACTTTTACGAGGCGAAGCAGGACGAACTGCTGCGCAAGGCCAAAAAGGTAAACGTCGCGATTCAGGATGATGCTGACATGGATAACGGGCTCGTCGAGGGTATTGACGAGGATACGCTGGATGACCTGGTTTTTTTTGATGAGACGTTTGATACCCGTATCTGGGTCTTTAAACGGAGTGGCGAGATTATCGCCACTTCGATGCAAGAAGAGGTGTTCATTGGGAAATCGGTTGCCAACTCCATCGTGAAGAAGGTGATCCAGGGGCAGGATGTGATTACCGAACTGCAGTTTGAAGGATTGGACGATCCAATGCTTTCTGTAGCCGTACCATGGGGAAAAAAAGATGAAGTGTATGGAGGGATTGTCCTGCATGCCCCGATCGAGGGAATCGAACGGACGATAGACCAGATGAGGGAGACGATTCTCTGGGCAACGTTGTTTGGACTGGTTCTGTCGACGGCGATGGTTTCCTACCTCTCCTGGTCGATATCCCGTCCGCTGAAAAGGATTGAGCGGACGGCGTCTGAGATCGGCAGAGGAAATTACAACGAGCGGGTCCACGTCAGCACCACCGACGAGATTGCTGATTTGGCCAACACGATCAATACCCTCGCTGAAAAGCTGGAGAGAGTGGAGCAGGAGCGGCGCAACCTTGAACAGGTGCGAAACGACTTTTTGGCCAACGTATCGCATGAACTGCGCACGCCGCTTACCGGCATGCAGGGATTTCTCGAAGCCCTGCAGGACGGATTGGTTGAGGAGGAAGCAGCTCGCCAAAAATACTATAAGGTACTCTATAACGAAACGATGCACCTCAACCGATTGGTAGATGATCTGTTGGACTTGATGAAGCTGGAGAACAATGAGATTACACTTTCCAGATTCCCGGTCGATCCGGCGGAACTGATGAACAAAATCGCCTTTACGTTCCAACCGGAAGCAGCAGACAAAGGAACATCGATCGAAGTTGAAGCGGCAGAGAACTTGCCCAAAATCTATGCTGATAAAGATAGGCTGGAGCAGATTCTCAACAACCTGGTGAAAAACGCGGTGAAGTTTACCGAACAGGGAACAATCCGGCTTGCAGCTGAGCCAGATGGAGAATGGGTCGTGATCACTGTTGCAGACACCGGGATTGGCATCTCGCAGGACGATCTGAACCGTATCTGGGAGCGTTTTTTTAAAGTGGATCGGGGACGTTCCAAGAAAAACGCGGGTACCGGCCTTGGGCTGGCCATCGTCAGAGAATTGGTTGAACTGCACGAAGGTACCATCACGGTAGAGAGTGAACCGGAGAAAGGTACTGACTTTACCCTGAGATTGCCCACCGTGGAGCGATACAAACAGCGAGGAAGCAACGGGTCGTAG
- a CDS encoding aromatic amino acid hydroxylase codes for MKHAEPERTLVRVPVHLKQFVVEQNYDRYTPIDHAVWRYVMRQNRNYLGQRAHSAYLEGLRTSGIGIERIPNIAEMNESLAQIGWGAVTINGFIPAVAFFDFQAHGILPIACDIRTYDHIAYTPAPDIIHEAAGHAPIIKDEKYRTFLKIFGEIGSKALSSREDYEVYEAIRRLSVVKEDPSATPEEVAQAEADLEQKVAAVTGVSEAAQVSRLYWWTVEYGLIGDLDHPQIYGAGLLSSVGESISCMKDDVKKLPFSLKACIETDFDITKPQPQLFVCKDFDELIEAIREFSKTMAVSVGGTESLIKAQQMGQTSTSVYSSGLQVSGVLSELEFDMQGEAVYLKMSGPTALAVEGKQLPGHGKEYHQEGFGSPIGRLANEATPLELFSDEQLAEKGIILDHTVTLPFASGVEVRGKVSYIQREQGKIVLIGFDECTVRYGEKTLFQAEWGTFDMAVGEKIISVFAGAADREAFETGTHQPSAVQIKPPVYTEEQKRQHQLYQTVRDIREAPFEEQKSVEGLLQVLSVLEQDYPSDWLLRLEILEILTEHRLLSAVQAKIRHQLQQIAEGDEEAKPLIDNGLALLVVS; via the coding sequence ATGAAACACGCTGAACCTGAGCGTACGCTCGTTCGCGTACCTGTCCATTTAAAGCAGTTCGTTGTGGAGCAGAACTATGACCGTTATACGCCGATTGATCATGCGGTCTGGCGCTACGTGATGCGGCAGAATCGCAACTATCTCGGCCAACGGGCTCACAGCGCCTACCTGGAAGGCTTGCGCACATCCGGTATTGGCATTGAGCGCATTCCTAACATTGCAGAGATGAACGAGTCATTGGCGCAGATTGGTTGGGGAGCGGTCACCATTAACGGATTTATTCCGGCTGTCGCTTTTTTTGATTTCCAGGCACACGGCATCCTGCCGATCGCTTGTGATATCCGAACGTACGACCATATTGCCTATACACCGGCTCCAGACATCATTCACGAAGCGGCGGGTCATGCACCCATTATCAAAGACGAAAAATATCGAACATTCCTGAAAATTTTTGGCGAGATCGGCTCCAAAGCGTTGTCCTCACGGGAGGATTATGAGGTATATGAGGCAATCCGACGCTTATCAGTGGTCAAAGAAGATCCCAGCGCTACGCCGGAGGAAGTGGCCCAAGCAGAAGCGGATCTGGAACAGAAGGTGGCTGCGGTGACAGGCGTCTCGGAAGCGGCACAGGTTTCTCGCCTTTACTGGTGGACGGTGGAGTACGGCCTGATCGGCGATCTGGATCACCCTCAGATCTATGGAGCTGGACTGCTTTCCTCTGTAGGGGAGAGTATCAGCTGCATGAAGGACGACGTCAAGAAACTGCCGTTTTCTCTCAAAGCTTGCATTGAGACAGACTTTGACATTACCAAGCCGCAGCCGCAGTTGTTTGTCTGTAAAGATTTTGACGAGTTGATCGAAGCGATCCGGGAATTCTCCAAGACGATGGCCGTCTCTGTAGGAGGTACGGAAAGCTTGATCAAGGCACAGCAGATGGGACAGACTTCTACGAGCGTGTACAGTTCAGGCCTGCAGGTAAGCGGTGTGCTGAGCGAATTGGAGTTCGATATGCAGGGTGAGGCGGTTTATCTGAAGATGTCGGGTCCTACGGCGCTTGCAGTAGAGGGCAAACAACTTCCCGGCCACGGAAAAGAGTATCATCAGGAAGGGTTCGGATCACCGATTGGCCGCTTGGCTAACGAAGCAACTCCGTTGGAACTGTTTAGTGATGAACAATTGGCGGAAAAGGGAATCATCCTCGACCATACGGTGACACTTCCGTTTGCTTCTGGGGTTGAGGTTCGTGGAAAGGTGAGCTACATTCAACGGGAACAGGGGAAAATCGTGCTGATCGGCTTTGACGAATGTACCGTTCGTTATGGCGAGAAGACGCTGTTTCAGGCGGAGTGGGGCACTTTTGACATGGCTGTTGGGGAAAAAATTATCTCCGTCTTTGCCGGCGCTGCCGATCGGGAAGCGTTTGAGACGGGTACGCATCAGCCATCTGCAGTTCAGATCAAGCCGCCCGTCTATACAGAAGAACAGAAGCGGCAGCATCAGCTCTATCAGACGGTACGCGATATCCGGGAAGCCCCGTTTGAAGAGCAAAAAAGCGTGGAAGGCCTGCTGCAGGTGCTTTCGGTTCTGGAACAGGACTACCCATCCGACTGGCTGCTGCGGCTGGAGATCCTGGAGATCCTGACGGAACACCGATTGCTGTCAGCTGTTCAAGCCAAGATCCGTCATCAGCTTCAGCAAATCGCGGAGGGAGACGAGGAAGCCAAGCCGTTGATCGATAACGGGCTCGCCCTGCTTGTGGTATCATAA